A genomic segment from Janthinobacterium sp. 64 encodes:
- a CDS encoding glycerophosphodiester phosphodiesterase gives MVITRNKNKAAALALLLSMFSTAAQADCLGMKVHAHRGAGNAPENSLSALRNTYFGTWDGVETDLQLLGDGSWVVHHDLLTGRVVDTGSPRTVKQLTADDWRAASMKNRGVATPETPPFVSDVADLATAFPAKTLNAEIKDVVSSCAPIATLVGQLRANIKHGNWFLTSGVPNNLACARRADPQGYLGLLVFDARNAQAAGANRISRYIAKNARPPKLDKPWLQRVQQQIGMPTGVHVDARSLDANPNLLADAAGLNMPVFVYAVDGDSALAASLLRAQQRSHRLPSGVILDGNPETFCAMMK, from the coding sequence ATGGTTATCACCCGCAACAAAAATAAGGCGGCTGCCCTGGCCTTGCTGCTTTCCATGTTCAGCACGGCCGCGCAGGCGGACTGCCTGGGCATGAAGGTGCACGCCCACCGTGGCGCCGGCAATGCGCCGGAAAACTCGCTGAGCGCGCTGCGCAACACGTATTTCGGCACCTGGGACGGCGTCGAGACGGATTTGCAACTGCTGGGCGACGGCAGCTGGGTGGTGCACCACGATCTGCTGACGGGCAGAGTCGTCGACACGGGCTCGCCCCGTACCGTGAAGCAGTTGACGGCCGACGACTGGCGCGCCGCCAGCATGAAGAACCGTGGCGTGGCCACGCCGGAAACGCCGCCGTTCGTCAGCGATGTTGCCGACCTGGCCACCGCTTTCCCGGCCAAAACCCTGAATGCGGAAATCAAGGACGTCGTGTCCTCGTGCGCGCCGATCGCCACTCTGGTGGGGCAGTTGCGCGCGAATATCAAGCACGGCAACTGGTTCTTGACGTCGGGCGTGCCGAACAACCTCGCTTGCGCGCGCCGTGCCGATCCGCAGGGTTACCTGGGTTTGCTCGTGTTTGACGCGCGCAATGCGCAGGCGGCCGGCGCGAACCGGATCAGCCGCTATATCGCGAAAAATGCCCGCCCACCCAAGCTGGACAAGCCGTGGCTGCAGCGCGTGCAGCAGCAGATCGGCATGCCAACGGGCGTGCACGTCGATGCGCGCAGCCTGGACGCCAATCCGAACCTGCTGGCCGACGCGGCCGGCCTGAACATGCCCGTCTTCGTGTATGCCGTCGATGGCGACTCGGCCCTGGCCGCCTCGCTGTTGCGGGCGCAGCAGCGCAGCCACCGCCTGCCCAGCGGCGTCATCCTTGACGGCAATCCCGAAACGTTTTGCGCGATGATGAAGTAA
- a CDS encoding LacI family DNA-binding transcriptional regulator, with protein sequence MPPAVPSSLPTETVSISAVAAHAGVSVATVSRVMNEQAGVRAPTRDKVLASVAALGYRMNHLARSLRTAESRMLLTMVPDVGNPFYAQIVRGIDTVAREHGYFVLLCDTGADAGRERSYFDLLRMHRADGAICLDPDTVQHALSHESVSLPWVACCEFDPAVAVPYVGIDNHRAASDAVAHLLSRGHTRIGLINSDERYLYARQRQQGYLDTLAAAGLPVQPQWVHTVQSLDYEAGTAATLRMMAQPDAPTAIFAVSDTLAIGVLSALRQLNKRVPEDVAVIGFDDIAIAAQINPGLTTIAQPMRELGETAARLLLQRLANPAASVPGVLLQHQLILRGSA encoded by the coding sequence ATGCCGCCAGCCGTCCCGTCTTCTTTGCCGACAGAAACCGTCTCCATCAGCGCCGTCGCCGCGCATGCGGGGGTGTCGGTGGCTACCGTCTCGCGCGTGATGAACGAGCAGGCCGGGGTGCGGGCGCCCACGCGCGACAAGGTGCTCGCTTCCGTGGCCGCGCTCGGCTACCGCATGAACCACCTGGCACGCAGCCTGCGCACGGCCGAGAGCCGCATGCTCTTGACCATGGTGCCCGACGTGGGCAACCCGTTTTATGCGCAGATCGTGCGCGGCATCGATACGGTGGCGCGCGAACACGGTTACTTTGTGCTGCTGTGCGATACGGGCGCCGACGCGGGCCGCGAACGCTCGTATTTCGACTTGCTGCGCATGCACCGCGCCGACGGCGCCATTTGCCTCGACCCGGACACGGTGCAGCATGCCTTGTCGCATGAATCCGTCAGCCTGCCATGGGTGGCGTGCTGCGAATTTGACCCCGCCGTGGCCGTGCCCTATGTCGGCATCGACAATCACCGCGCCGCCTCCGACGCCGTCGCGCATCTGCTGTCGCGCGGCCATACGCGCATCGGCCTGATCAACTCCGATGAACGCTATCTGTATGCGCGGCAACGCCAGCAAGGCTATCTGGACACCCTGGCTGCCGCCGGCCTGCCCGTGCAGCCGCAGTGGGTGCACACAGTGCAAAGCCTCGATTACGAAGCGGGCACGGCCGCCACCTTGCGCATGATGGCGCAGCCCGACGCGCCGACGGCCATCTTTGCCGTCTCCGACACCCTGGCCATTGGCGTGCTGAGCGCGCTGCGCCAACTGAACAAGCGCGTGCCCGAAGACGTGGCCGTGATCGGCTTCGACGATATCGCCATCGCCGCGCAGATCAATCCGGGCTTGACCACGATTGCCCAGCCGATGCGCGAACTGGGCGAGACGGCGGCGCGATTATTGCTGCAGCGTTTGGCGAACCCGGCAGCCAGCGTGCCCGGTGTGCTGCTGCAACACCAATTAATTTTGCGAGGGAGTGCATAG
- a CDS encoding sugar ABC transporter ATP-binding protein produces MSVAVGFEGVCKDFGPVRVLHGVSFTLSPGRVYGLLGENGAGKSTLMKILAGYEAVSEGQLLIDGQPQRFGSSRAAESAGIVLIHQEFNLAEHLTVAQNMFLGHEKTRGWLLDEAAMGEEASRYLKQVGLDVSPDTKIRDLIVAEKQLVEIAKALSRRARFLIMDEPTATLTSSETQRLFAVMAQLKADGVTILYISHKLDEVERNTDEVIVMRDGRFVTREPTASLTRQQMANLMVGRELSDMFPAKVALAKDAPVLLKVDGLCVPGWSKELSFEVRAGEVLGFAGLVGAGRTESFEALLGLRPRSAGVIHLNGQPVDIRTPRQAMQHGMTYLSEDRKGKGLHVNLGLRENLTMMTMERYARPWLDVAGEKAALVKAVEDFNIRTGDLDSRARMLSGGNQQKLALAKYLHSDPRVVVLDEPSRGVDVGAKRDIYFLIHRLAAEGRAVIVISSELIELIGLCHRVAVMRAGTLQATLSADHLTEEELIAHATGTH; encoded by the coding sequence GTGAGCGTTGCCGTCGGTTTCGAGGGGGTCTGCAAGGATTTCGGCCCCGTGCGCGTCTTGCATGGCGTCAGTTTTACCTTGTCGCCCGGGCGCGTGTATGGCTTGCTGGGTGAAAATGGCGCCGGCAAGTCGACCCTGATGAAAATCCTCGCCGGCTACGAGGCTGTGAGCGAAGGGCAGTTGCTGATCGATGGCCAGCCCCAGCGCTTTGGCAGTTCGCGCGCGGCGGAGAGCGCCGGCATCGTGCTGATCCACCAGGAATTCAATCTGGCCGAGCACCTGACGGTGGCGCAAAACATGTTTTTAGGCCACGAAAAGACGCGCGGCTGGCTGCTGGACGAGGCCGCCATGGGCGAAGAAGCGTCGCGCTACCTGAAACAGGTGGGCCTGGACGTCTCGCCCGACACGAAAATCCGCGACCTGATCGTGGCTGAAAAGCAACTGGTGGAAATCGCCAAGGCCCTGTCGCGCCGCGCCCGCTTTTTGATCATGGATGAGCCGACCGCCACCCTGACGTCGTCGGAGACGCAGCGTTTGTTTGCCGTGATGGCGCAGCTGAAAGCGGATGGCGTCACCATCCTCTACATTTCCCACAAGCTCGATGAAGTCGAGCGCAACACGGACGAGGTCATCGTCATGCGCGACGGGCGTTTCGTCACGCGCGAGCCGACGGCCAGCCTCACGCGCCAGCAAATGGCGAACCTGATGGTGGGGCGCGAATTGTCCGACATGTTCCCGGCCAAAGTGGCGCTGGCGAAAGACGCTCCTGTGCTGTTGAAGGTCGATGGCTTGTGCGTGCCCGGCTGGTCGAAAGAGCTGTCGTTCGAGGTGCGCGCCGGCGAAGTGCTGGGCTTTGCGGGCCTGGTGGGCGCGGGGCGCACGGAATCGTTCGAGGCGCTGCTGGGCTTGCGTCCGCGCAGCGCGGGTGTGATCCATCTCAATGGCCAGCCCGTGGATATCCGTACCCCCAGGCAAGCCATGCAGCACGGCATGACGTATTTGAGCGAAGACCGCAAGGGAAAAGGTCTGCATGTGAACCTGGGCTTGCGCGAAAACCTCACGATGATGACGATGGAGCGCTATGCGCGGCCGTGGCTCGATGTGGCCGGGGAAAAAGCGGCGCTGGTCAAGGCCGTCGAGGATTTCAATATTCGCACGGGCGACCTCGACAGCCGCGCGCGCATGCTGTCGGGCGGCAACCAGCAAAAGCTGGCGCTGGCGAAATACCTGCATTCCGACCCGCGTGTCGTCGTGCTCGACGAGCCGAGCCGTGGCGTGGACGTGGGCGCCAAGCGCGACATTTACTTTTTGATCCACCGCCTGGCCGCCGAAGGGCGCGCCGTGATCGTGATTTCATCGGAACTGATCGAATTGATTGGCCTGTGCCACCGGGTCGCCGTGATGCGCGCCGGCACCTTGCAAGCCACCCTGTCTGCTGACCACCTGACTGAAGAGGAGTTGATTGCCCATGCAACCGGCACGCACTGA
- a CDS encoding DUF6445 family protein, giving the protein MGEQTLAEQHLANGQGLQQQGKLIEAINAYQAAYKLNPALAEAQHFQGLAMLELGQGAIGLGLIKLSLKQQPDNALFHYNLGNVLRGTDNEAALASYATAARLAPHEHDFAISHAELLLGKQRLADTIAELERAHALRPQRWQTLQGLAELYYRTGQQELALARYAQALALHPALAHTCRIGFASPQAEQVETLTPINVAPALQDFLRETDLHILDDFLPDPAAWRAQALNLPFEQQRYAGQNYPGSQTAGQPSQAIMARIATALGRPIRFISPDNGSYRLSYADAMARTDIHVDNETGNNFNFYAGVLYLNPPEQCQGGTTFWRHQPSGWYRRLPEADVKAGGYASFKDFQKRWLPNSKVQKFNDLQEQRDSWQALLEVPMRHNRLIVYKGHYFHSISNVFGDTPENGRLVQLFFFEVPD; this is encoded by the coding sequence ATGGGCGAACAGACACTGGCGGAACAACATCTGGCAAACGGGCAAGGGCTGCAGCAGCAAGGCAAGCTGATCGAGGCGATCAACGCTTACCAGGCAGCCTATAAACTGAACCCGGCCCTGGCCGAAGCGCAGCATTTCCAGGGCCTGGCGATGCTGGAACTGGGCCAGGGCGCCATCGGCCTGGGCCTCATCAAACTGTCGCTCAAGCAGCAGCCCGACAACGCCCTGTTCCACTACAACCTCGGCAATGTGCTGCGCGGTACGGACAACGAGGCGGCGCTGGCCAGCTACGCCACGGCGGCGCGGCTGGCGCCACACGAGCACGATTTCGCCATCAGTCATGCGGAATTGCTGCTGGGCAAACAGCGGCTGGCGGACACCATCGCCGAGCTGGAACGCGCCCACGCCCTGCGTCCGCAGCGCTGGCAAACCCTGCAGGGCCTGGCCGAGCTGTATTACCGCACGGGACAGCAGGAACTGGCCTTGGCCCGCTATGCGCAAGCCCTGGCGCTGCATCCGGCGCTGGCGCACACGTGCCGCATCGGCTTTGCCAGTCCGCAAGCGGAACAAGTAGAAACGCTGACACCGATCAACGTCGCGCCAGCGCTGCAGGATTTTTTGCGCGAAACGGATTTGCACATCCTCGACGATTTCCTGCCCGACCCCGCCGCTTGGCGCGCGCAGGCGCTCAACTTGCCGTTCGAGCAGCAGCGCTATGCGGGACAGAATTATCCGGGCAGCCAGACGGCGGGCCAGCCCAGCCAGGCCATCATGGCGCGCATCGCCACGGCGCTGGGCCGCCCCATCCGTTTTATCTCTCCCGACAACGGCTCGTATCGCCTCAGCTATGCGGACGCGATGGCGCGCACGGACATCCACGTGGACAATGAGACGGGCAACAATTTCAATTTCTATGCGGGCGTGCTGTATCTGAACCCGCCCGAGCAGTGCCAGGGCGGCACCACCTTCTGGCGCCATCAGCCCAGCGGCTGGTACCGGAGACTACCCGAGGCGGACGTGAAAGCGGGCGGCTACGCCAGCTTCAAGGATTTCCAGAAACGCTGGCTGCCGAACAGCAAAGTGCAGAAATTCAACGATTTACAGGAACAGCGCGACAGTTGGCAAGCGCTGCTGGAAGTGCCGATGCGCCACAACCGGTTGATCGTGTACAAGGGCCATTACTTTCACTCGATCAGCAATGTGTTTGGCGACACGCCGGAAAATGGACGATTGGTGCAGCTGTTTTTCTTTGAAGTGCCGGATTGA
- a CDS encoding ABC transporter permease: MQPARTDTTVSPLASFGARIKGFGPVLGLLSLCIAGTLLNGDFATVDNLMNVLTRTAFIGIIAVGMTFVIISGGIDLSVGSMAALIAGCMIYFMNALAQGAGGDLAPITMLVLGIAMALVLGAGFGLMHGLLISKGNIEPFIVTLGTLGIFRAVLTYLADGGALTLDATLSELYSPVYYTSVLGAPIPIWIFLFVAAAGAIILNRTTFGRHVQAIGSNEQVARYAAINVDKVKIATYMLLGVCVGIATVLYVPRLGSATPTTGLLWELEAIAAVVVGGTALKGGEGRIVGTVIGAILLSVISNILNLTSIISVYLNAAVQGVVIIAVAFLQRGRK; this comes from the coding sequence ATGCAACCGGCACGCACTGACACCACCGTATCCCCGCTTGCTAGCTTCGGCGCGCGCATCAAAGGCTTTGGCCCCGTGCTGGGCCTGTTATCGCTGTGCATCGCGGGCACCTTGCTCAACGGCGACTTCGCCACTGTCGACAATCTGATGAACGTGCTCACGCGCACGGCCTTCATCGGCATCATCGCCGTGGGCATGACCTTCGTCATCATTTCCGGCGGCATCGACCTGTCCGTTGGCTCGATGGCGGCGCTGATCGCCGGCTGCATGATCTATTTCATGAATGCGCTGGCGCAAGGGGCGGGCGGCGACCTGGCGCCGATCACCATGCTGGTGCTGGGCATCGCCATGGCGCTGGTGCTGGGCGCGGGCTTTGGCTTGATGCATGGCTTGTTGATCAGCAAGGGCAATATCGAACCGTTCATCGTTACCCTGGGCACGCTTGGCATCTTCCGCGCCGTGCTCACCTACCTGGCCGATGGCGGCGCGCTGACCCTGGACGCCACCTTGTCCGAGCTGTACAGCCCCGTGTACTACACGAGCGTGCTGGGTGCGCCGATCCCGATCTGGATCTTCTTATTCGTCGCGGCGGCCGGCGCCATCATTTTGAACCGCACGACCTTTGGCCGCCATGTGCAGGCGATTGGTTCCAACGAGCAAGTGGCGCGCTATGCGGCCATCAATGTCGACAAGGTCAAGATTGCCACCTACATGCTGCTGGGCGTCTGCGTGGGCATCGCCACGGTGCTGTACGTGCCGCGCCTGGGTTCGGCCACGCCGACGACGGGCTTGCTGTGGGAACTCGAAGCCATCGCCGCCGTCGTCGTCGGCGGCACGGCGCTGAAGGGGGGAGAGGGGCGCATCGTCGGCACCGTGATCGGCGCCATCCTCTTGTCCGTGATCAGCAATATCCTGAATTTGACCAGCATCATCAGTGTCTACCTGAATGCCGCAGTGCAAGGCGTGGTGATCATCGCCGTCGCCTTCCTGCAGCGAGGCCGCAAATAA
- a CDS encoding caspase family protein, protein MHRLIPLFLSFIFLLCANVVQAAVGNAASGPGKRIALVIGNAAYPQPLLNPVNDARAMAERLRRLGFEVLLRTDINAQQLQKASAEFSTQARGADIALVFYAGHGAQAGEANYVLPLGANMNALSAAAIAAQGVSVSSLAGDLQRTGARGAVLILDACRQEYTRGGAVVLPGGGNAASHGFADTQAPRGVVIAYSAGPGALARDFWSPDSRNSPYTSALLDALDAPGLPMGDVFSQVAARVAAMTHDVQKPRVSFGETSARLVLNMGSGKGVSQATPGVLAGAQGQGGVRAPVPAPAPAVEKPAAPGAKVWPGNVLQDINYEIRMQIAARPFPRQQLEKRARGGDLVALTALGYGIGGGDAGIKQPKAGMQWLEKAAAKDFPIAQTYLAELLMVKGDPASLKRAGVLLDAASQAGYSPAHAYKFDLARRTGAPPQDAARHLQDAFMGLMKDYQGAAKDMMQPPKK, encoded by the coding sequence ATGCATCGCCTGATTCCCCTGTTTTTGAGCTTCATCTTTCTACTCTGCGCTAACGTCGTGCAAGCGGCCGTAGGCAACGCCGCCAGCGGCCCCGGCAAGCGCATCGCCCTGGTGATCGGCAATGCGGCCTATCCGCAGCCTCTATTGAATCCCGTGAACGATGCGCGCGCTATGGCCGAGCGCCTGCGCCGCCTGGGCTTTGAAGTGCTGTTGCGCACGGACATCAATGCGCAGCAGCTGCAAAAGGCGTCGGCCGAGTTTTCCACGCAGGCGCGCGGCGCCGATATCGCCCTCGTGTTTTACGCGGGCCACGGCGCGCAGGCGGGCGAAGCGAACTATGTGCTGCCGCTGGGCGCCAACATGAATGCGCTCAGTGCGGCTGCCATCGCCGCCCAGGGCGTGTCCGTCTCCAGCCTGGCAGGCGATTTGCAGCGCACGGGCGCGCGCGGCGCCGTGCTGATCCTCGACGCTTGCCGCCAGGAATATACGCGCGGCGGCGCCGTGGTGCTTCCTGGCGGCGGCAATGCGGCCAGCCACGGCTTTGCCGACACGCAAGCGCCACGCGGCGTGGTGATCGCCTATTCGGCCGGTCCCGGCGCTCTGGCGCGCGATTTCTGGTCGCCCGATTCGCGCAACAGCCCGTACACGAGCGCCCTGCTCGACGCGCTCGATGCGCCCGGTTTGCCGATGGGCGACGTGTTCTCGCAAGTGGCGGCACGGGTGGCCGCCATGACGCACGACGTGCAAAAGCCCCGCGTGTCGTTTGGCGAAACGTCGGCGCGCCTGGTGCTGAACATGGGCAGCGGCAAGGGCGTCAGCCAGGCAACGCCAGGCGTGCTGGCCGGCGCGCAAGGCCAGGGCGGTGTGCGCGCACCGGTCCCGGCGCCAGCGCCAGCGGTGGAAAAGCCGGCCGCACCGGGCGCCAAGGTGTGGCCAGGCAATGTGCTGCAAGACATCAACTATGAAATCCGCATGCAGATCGCGGCCCGCCCGTTTCCCCGCCAGCAACTGGAAAAGCGCGCGCGCGGCGGCGATCTGGTGGCGCTGACGGCCCTCGGCTATGGCATCGGCGGCGGCGATGCGGGCATCAAACAGCCGAAGGCGGGCATGCAGTGGCTGGAAAAGGCGGCCGCGAAAGATTTTCCCATTGCCCAGACCTATCTGGCAGAATTGCTGATGGTCAAGGGTGACCCGGCCTCTTTGAAACGCGCCGGCGTGCTGCTGGACGCCGCTTCGCAGGCCGGCTACAGCCCCGCCCATGCGTATAAATTCGACCTGGCGCGGCGCACGGGCGCGCCGCCGCAGGATGCGGCCCGGCATTTGCAGGATGCCTTCATGGGCTTGATGAAGGATTACCAGGGCGCCGCCAAGGACATGATGCAGCCACCAAAAAAATAA
- a CDS encoding substrate-binding domain-containing protein: MKSFRRVAGMAVLVMQAWAMGPAQAAEKLVVGVAIPTATHSFTSGIVWWANQAKAELEKAHPGLKIIVKTAATAPEQANQLQDMLTVNKINTLVIFPIESASLTQPVSQVKNKGVYVTVVDRGLTNTQSQDAYIAGDNTAFGKLPAEYLAKSLNGKGNIVVLRGMPTTLDNERYDAFSAVMKDHPEIKVLDAKYGNWNRDDAFKVMQDYLTRFKHIDAVWAADDDMAIGVQKAIAQAKRTDIKQVFGGAGAKGAVKKIMDGSDPLIVADVSYSPKFMYDAIKLTTEARLKGDKLPANTIIPSVLITRENAKQFYFPNSPF, encoded by the coding sequence ATGAAGAGCTTTAGACGGGTAGCAGGGATGGCAGTGCTGGTGATGCAGGCGTGGGCGATGGGGCCGGCGCAGGCGGCGGAGAAATTGGTGGTCGGCGTGGCGATTCCCACGGCCACGCACAGCTTTACTTCCGGCATCGTCTGGTGGGCGAACCAGGCCAAGGCGGAACTGGAAAAGGCCCATCCGGGGCTGAAAATCATCGTCAAGACGGCCGCCACGGCGCCCGAGCAGGCCAATCAGTTGCAGGACATGTTGACGGTGAACAAGATCAACACCCTGGTGATCTTCCCCATCGAGTCGGCCTCGCTGACGCAGCCCGTCTCGCAAGTGAAAAACAAGGGCGTGTATGTGACGGTGGTTGACCGTGGCTTGACGAACACGCAGTCGCAGGATGCCTACATCGCGGGCGACAACACGGCCTTTGGCAAGCTGCCGGCCGAGTATCTGGCGAAAAGCCTGAATGGCAAGGGCAATATCGTCGTACTGCGCGGCATGCCGACCACCCTCGACAACGAACGCTACGATGCATTCAGTGCCGTGATGAAAGACCATCCCGAGATCAAGGTGCTCGACGCCAAATATGGCAACTGGAACCGCGACGATGCCTTCAAGGTCATGCAGGATTACCTGACCCGCTTCAAGCACATCGACGCCGTCTGGGCCGCCGATGACGACATGGCCATCGGCGTGCAAAAAGCCATCGCGCAAGCCAAGCGTACGGACATCAAGCAAGTGTTCGGCGGCGCGGGCGCGAAGGGCGCGGTGAAAAAGATCATGGACGGTTCCGACCCGCTGATCGTGGCCGACGTATCGTACTCGCCGAAATTCATGTACGACGCCATCAAACTGACGACGGAAGCGCGCCTGAAAGGTGATAAATTGCCGGCCAATACGATCATCCCCTCGGTGCTGATCACGCGCGAGAACGCCAAGCAGTTTTACTTTCCGAACTCGCCTTTTTAA